One genomic region from Brachionichthys hirsutus isolate HB-005 chromosome 24, CSIRO-AGI_Bhir_v1, whole genome shotgun sequence encodes:
- the gtf3c3 gene encoding LOW QUALITY PROTEIN: general transcription factor 3C polypeptide 3 (The sequence of the model RefSeq protein was modified relative to this genomic sequence to represent the inferred CDS: inserted 3 bases in 3 codons): MSGFSAELIDYLEGRITFEEFDKRRDERKEKLSEVVEDDAQPCTSAHTRGNTDEGVSPGVQMAFASMLGKTPEPPSSEEEEEEEEEEEDSLSYVDDDDDEDYKVEEDEREKVEAGESEKRCKQRATGGRGRSRRKKKKDQDGDGDEDLSVGDVFALEMELDRENKKMMRERRPRSKLPRALRGLMGEANIRYARGEKEDAILMCMEIIRQAPLAYEPFSTLAMIYEDDEDVDKALQFGLIAAHLNPSDCEEWIRXAEMSLEQDNIRQAVVCYTKAIRYDPTNVRYLWERSNLHMRLGEQKHCMDGYRRILALLPLEDGEHFMQLSKDMAKSYYESNDLPAALGILEDALERHPGLVSDDFINMAAELYITNRQHHKALQVLVQFAGVVLLKEDSESDVASPEQEEKPPETACEEEQKRKEESSKSKTAEELAAQQNGKIKDVQVPESVPVDLRAKLMVCLIHLHVYAPLEGLVTSLMEQSPEEIGDLYLDVGEAYLEHGEYMSALPLLSSLVISEKYNLAVVWLRHAECLKALGHMEVAAESYTKVVAMAPLHLEARLSLATLQQQLGRPEHXLKALESMYDSETLAQDSSAAQKELKLLLHRSTLQKTQGQVQDYLDSTITMISMLLKVAMQRAKVCVRSATVSGENHLRLVKVKDGLPEIHDQEAAYLDNTGKTNVLSKEDWWQLLVSCVLTLCEVRRYEEAELLVESAMEFYSFYDNKPRRKAMEFFGLSATILDLNHCKAYNYIRLMMMENVDLPQLWNIFNQLTITSHHQRHHRFCLRLLKHPDNHALCILCGHNAMVXGSFKHALGQYIQAFQNRPGNPLYSLCVGLTFLHMASQKFVTKRHALVLQGFSFLRRYEELRGECQESMYNLGRALHQVGLTHLAIHYYQRALTLPGKSLEGVPDDQVDLTREIAFNLSLIYQASGNAEMARQVIGAHCVV; the protein is encoded by the exons ATGTCCGGATTCAGCGCTGAGCTGATCGACTACCTGGAGGGAAGGATCACTTTTGAAGAGTTTGACAAGCGGAGGGATGAACGGAAAGAAAAG TTGTCTGAAGTCGTGGAGGATGACGCTCAGCCGTGCACTTCTGCGCACACTCGGGGGAACACTG ATGAAGGTGTCAGTCCAGGGGTCCAGATGGCCTTCGCTTCCATGCTGGGGAAAACACCAGAACCGCCgtcttcagaagaagaagaggaggaggaggaggaggaggaggacagtttGAGCTATGtcgatgacgacgatgatgaggaCTACAAGGTGGAGGAAGATGAACGGGAAAAGGTAGAGGCGGGGGAGTCGGAGAAGAGGTGCAAACAAAGGGCgacaggagggagaggaaggagccgcaggaagaagaagaaagaccaggacggggacggggacgaggatctgtCGGTCGGGGACGTCTTTGCGCTGGAGATGGAGCTGGATCGGGAAAACAAGAAGATGATGAGG GAGCGGCGCCCTCGCAGCAAGCTGCCCAGAGCGCTGAGGGGCCTGATGGGAGAGGCCAACATCCGCTACGCcaggggagagaaggaggacgcCATCTTGATGTGCATGGAGATCATCAGACAAG CGCCGCTGGCCTACGAGCCGTTCTCCACGTTGGCCATGATCTACGAGGACGACGAAGACGTGGACAAAGCGCTGCAGTTCGGCCTGATCGCCGCCCACCTGAACCCCTCCGACTGCGAGGAATGGATCA CTGCAGAGATGTCTCTGGAGCAGGACAACATCCGACAGGCCGTCGTCTGCTACACCAAGG ccattaGGTACGACCCCACCAACGTGCGCTACCTGTGGGAGCGCTCCAACCTCCACATGCGCCTGGGGGAGCAGAAACACTGCATGGACGGCTACCGCAGGATCCTCGCGCTGCTGCCGCTGGAGGACGGCGAGCATTTTATGCAGCTGTCGAAGGACATGGCCAA GAGTTACTATGAGAGCAATGACTTGCCTGCAGCGCTGGGAATTTTGGAGGACGCTCTGGAGCGCCATCCCGGCCTCGTCAGTGACGACTTCATCAACATGGCGGCCGAGCTCTACATCACCAACCGCCAGCACCACAAAGCGCTGCAG gtCTTGGTCCAGTTTGCCGGCGTGGTTCTGCTCAAGGAGGACTCCGAATCGGACGTCGCGTCGCCGGAACAGGAAGAGAAACCGCCGGAGACGGCGTGCGAAGAGgaacagaagaggaaggaggaaagcTCCAAATCGAAAACTGCCGAAGAGCTAGCAGCCCAGCAGAATG GTAAAATCAAGGACGTCCAGGTTCCGGAAAGTGTCCCGGTGGACCTGAGGGCCAAGCTGATGGTCTGCCTCATACACCTGCATGTGTACGCACCCCTAGAG GGATTGGTGACGTCGCTCATGGAGCAGAGTCCTGAGGAGATCGGCGACTTGTACCTGGATGTGGGCGAGGCCTACTTGGAGCACGGCGAGTACATGTCTGCCCTGCCTCTGCTGTCCAGCCTCGTCATATCCGAAAAGTACAACCTGGCGGTCGTGTGGCTGCGTCACGCAG AGTGCCTGAAGGCGCTGGGCCACATGGAGGTGGCGGCAGAAAGCTACACTAAGGTGGTGGCGATGGCGCCGCTGCACCTGGAGGCCCGGCTGTCCCTGGCCAccttgcagcagcagctgggccgGCCTGAAC GCCTGAAGGCCTTGGAGTCCATGTATGACAGCGAAACACTGGCGCAGGACTCGTCGGCTGCACAGAAG GaattaaagctgctgctgcatcgcTCCACGCTCCAGAAGACTCAGGGACAAGTCCAGGACTACCTGGATTCCACCATCACGATGATCTCCATGCTGCTAAAG gtgGCCATGCAGCGAGCTAAGGTTTGCGTGCGCTCTGCGACTGTGTCCGGCGAGAATCACCTGAGGCTGGTGAAGGTCAAAGACGGGCTGCCGGAAATACACGACCAAGAAGCCGCCTATCTGGACAACACCG GAAAGACCAACGTTCTGTCCAAGGAGGACTGGTGGCAGCTGCTGGTGAGCTGCGTGCTGACGCTGTGCGAGGTGCGGCGCtacgaggaggcggagctgctgGTGGAATCCGCCATGGAGTTCTACTCCTTCTACGACAACAAGCCCAGGAGGAAGGCCATGGAGTTCTTCGGCCTGTCCGCCACCATCCTCGACCTCAACCACTGCAAGGCCTACAACTACATCAG gctgatgatgatggagaaCGTGGATCTGCCTCAGCTTTGGAATATTTTCAACCAG ctgacGATAACCTCCCACCACCAGCGCCACCATCGCTTCTGCCTGCGCCTGCTCAAGCATCCCGACAACCACGCCCTGTGCATCCTCTGCGGACACAACGCCATGG TCGGGAGCTTCAAGCACGCCCTGg GCCAGTACATCCAGGCCTTCCAGAATCGCCCCGGCAACCCCCTCTACAGCCTGTGCGTGGGCCTCACCTTCCTCCACATGGCGTCCCAGAAGTTCGTCACCAAGCGCCACGCGCTGGTGCTGCAG gggttCTCCTTCCTGCGGCGGTACGAGGAGCTGCGCGGGGAGTGTCAGGAGAGCATGTACAACCTGGGCCGGGCGCTGCACCAGGTCGGCCTGACGCACCTGGCCATACATTACTACCAGAGGGCGCTGACGCTACCTGGGAAGAGCCTGGAG GGCGTCCCCGACGATCAGGTCGACCTGACGAGGGAGATCGCCTTCAACCTCTCCCTCATCTACCAGGCCAGCGGGAACGCCGAGATGGCCCGCCAGGTCATCGGCGCCCACTGCGTCGTCTGA
- the LOC137912190 gene encoding adenosine receptor A2b-like gives MNGTPDCCAVQTPYVSRFKGLYIATELAVATLAVAGNALVCVAVVRNKRLRTVTNYFLVSLAAADILVGLVAVPCAVLTDLGQPRHNLPLCTVLLSVLIVLTQISTLSMLAVAAERYVAVLLPFRYRRVVNPGNAKLLLLLTWITAAVFGCVPLMDPRKQPANSSYCIFACVVDMTYMVYFNCFCCFLLPLSAMFVIYGRIFLVVRRQLRRIAVTRGTAAGGGAERAVGKASASGSVVETRITTVGPPGGPAVVDPRPGSAKAILNVHTGREFRKAASLFLVTFLFMTCWMPIHLINTVQLLRPHVDVPLPASLAAILLSHANSALNPVLYAYRMRSFRRTLVGMWSGRPKPP, from the exons aTGAACGGGACTCCCGACTGCTGTGCGGTTCAGACGCCGTACGTGTCCCGCTTCAAAGGCCTTTACATCGCCACCGAGCTCGCCGTCGCCACGCTGGCCGTCGCAGGAAACGCGCTGGTTTGCGTGGCCGTCGTCCGCAACAAGAGACTCCGGACGGTCACCAACTACTTCCTG GTTTCCCTGGCGGCGGCGGACATCTTGGTGGGATTGGTGGCCGTTCCATGCGCGGTGCTGACGGACCTGGGTCAACCTCGGCACAACCTGCCCCTCTGCACGGTGCTGCTCAGCGTCCTCATCGTGCTCACGCAG ATCTCCACCCTGAGCATGCTAGCGGTAGCGGCCGAGCGCTACGTGGCCGTCCTGCTGCCCTTCCGGTATCGCCGCGTCGTGAATCCCGGGAACGCcaagctgctcctgctgctcacctggATCACGGCGGCCGTCTTCGGCTGCGTCCCCCTCATGGATCCGCGGAAACAACCGGCGAACTCCAG CTACTGCATCTTCGCCTGCGTGGTCGACATGACCTACATGGTCTACTTCAactgcttctgctgcttcctgctgccgcTGTCGGCCATGTTTGTCATCTACGGCCGCATCTTCCTCGTCGTCCGCCGCCAACTCAGACGCATCGCCGTGACCAGAGGGACggcggctggaggaggagccgagaGGGCGGTGGGGAAAGCGTCCGCTTCTGGGTCCGTCGTCGAGACGAGGATCACGACGGTCGGACCCCCCGGCGGCCCCGCCGTCGTCGACCCCCGGCCGGGATCCGCAAAAGCCATCTTGAACGTCCACACCGGCCGCGAGTTCCGGAAGGCCGCCTCCCTCTTCCTGGTCACGTTCCTCTTCATGACGTGCTGGATGCCGATCCACCTCATCAACACGGTGCAGCTGCTCCGCCCCCACGTCGACGTGCCGCTGCCAGCTTCCCTGGCGGCCATCTTGCTCTCGCACGCCAACTCCGCCCTCAACCCAGTCCTGTACGCCTACAGGATGAGGTCATTCCGACGCACTCTGGTGGGAATGTGGAGCGGGAGGCCGAAACCCCCGTAG